From the Pogoniulus pusillus isolate bPogPus1 unplaced genomic scaffold, bPogPus1.pri scaffold_51_arrow_ctg1, whole genome shotgun sequence genome, one window contains:
- the LOC135174255 gene encoding gastrula zinc finger protein XlCGF26.1-like yields the protein MASEKDPDKSWEEKQHRESKIEQAKCSLLKEEEKDFKTENDNNEGNDDCDDIEHEEDDESEDDEDEEEEYEAEDGLMLAPSVLVKQLLQCSECGHTFTRRSSLTEHRRAHTSERPFSCANCDKRFRRHSDLIVHCRSHTGEKPFSCVDCGKRFTKRSNLIAHRRTHTGEKPFRCADCGKRFRMRSHLIVHCRIHTGERPFSCADCGNRFTQLSSLTKHRRIHTGKKRVSCTGCGETFTVSSNLKHRHAHTCEKLFSCADCGKTFAQRSSLIVHHRTHTGEKPFSCADCSKRFTWKSALTRHHSVHTTEKFFSCGDCGKSFKTSLGFTFHRRTHTREHLYPCTECGKSFTTSSHFIQHRLIHSGEKPYSCRDCGKSFTHRSAHARHRRVHSGEKPFTCSDCGKSFTQSSALTRHSFVHTGEKPFTCSACGKSFKQSSHLTSHRRTHTGEKPFTCSHCGKSFASRRSLTFHHCRTHIGDQPTLQSKH from the coding sequence ATGGCCTCAGAGAAGGATCCAGACaagagctgggaggagaagcagcaccgAGAGAGTAAGATAGAGCAGGCCAAGTGCAGCCTgctgaaagaggaggagaaagatttCAAGACAGAGAATGATAACAATGAGGGGAATGATGACTGTGATGATATTGAGCAtgaggaggatgatgagagtGAAGATGAcgaagatgaggaggaggaatatGAGGCGGAGGATGGGTTGATGTTAGCCCCCTCTGTGCTGGTCAAGCAGCTGCTTCAGTGCTCTGAGTGTGGGCATACCTTCACACGGCGCTCCAGTCTCACTGAGCACCGCCGAGCCCACACCAGTGAGaggcccttcagctgtgctaaCTGTGACAAGAGATTCAGAAGGCACTCAGACCTCATTGTCCACTGCCGAAGCCACACgggcgagaagcccttcagctgtgttGACTGTGGCAAGAGATTCACAAAGCGTTCTAACCTCATTGCCCACCGCCGAACCCACACgggtgagaagcccttcaggtgtgctgactgtggcaagagatTCAGAATGCGCTCACATCTCATTGTCCACTGCCGAATCCACACGGGTGAGAGgcctttcagctgtgctgactgtggcaaTAGAttcacacagctctccagcctaacTAAACACCGCCGAATCCACACAGGCAAGAAGCGTGTCAGCTGTACTGGGTGTGGTGAGACCTTCACAGTGAGCTCTAACCTCAAACATCGTCATGCCCACACCTGTGAGAAactcttcagctgtgctgactgtggcaagacATTTGCACAGCGCTCCAGTCTCATTGTCCACCACCGAACCCACACCggcgagaagcccttcagctgtgctgactgcagcaagagATTCACTTGGAAGTCTGCTCTCACTCGGCACCACAGTGTGCACACCActgagaagttcttcagctgtGGGGACTGTGGCAAGAGTTTCAAAACCAGCCTTGGCTTCACGTTCCACCGACGCACCCACACCAGAGAGCACCTGTACCCCTGCACAGAgtgcggcaagagcttcaccaccaGCTCACATTTCATCCAGCACAGACTCATCCACAGCGGTGAGAAACCCTACAGCTGCAGggactgcggcaagagcttcacccacCGATCTGCCCATGCCCGACACCGTCGTGTCCACAGTGGTGAGAAGCCCTTTACCTgctctgactgtggcaagagcttcacccagagctctgccctcacccgGCACAGTTTTGTgcacactggtgagaagcccttcacttgctctgcctgtggcaagagcttcaagCAAAGCAGCCATCTCACTTCCCACCGCCGCacccacactggtgagaagcccttcacctgctcccactgtggcaagagcttcgcCAGCAGACGCAGTCTCACTTTTCACCACTGCCGCACCCACATTGGGGACCAACCCACGCTGCAGAGCAAGCACTAA